From the Xenorhabdus ishibashii genome, one window contains:
- the nagC gene encoding DNA-binding transcriptional regulator NagC, producing MSNENAQKQIGNIDLVKQLNSAVVYRLIDQHGPISRIQIAEESQLAPASVTKITRQLLERGLIKEVEHQASTGGRRAISIITETRHFHTIGVRLGRHDATVALFDMSGKTLAETHYPVRENTQQEVEKRIIYAIESFIDKNQHRIRELIAISIILPGLVDPDQGIIRYMPHIKVDNWPLVKNLKEHFNTCCFIGHDIRSLALAENYFGATRDCEDSILVRIHRGTGAGVIVNNNILLNKLGNLGEIGHIQIDPLGQRCHCGNFGCLETIASNSAIETKVQQQLLQGFPSQLALDNCNIHAICLAANAGDLLATEVIRQVGFYLGKAISIAINLFNPQKVVIAGEITEAEQVLMPTIKSSINTQVLKAFREDLPVVVSELNHCSAIGAFALTKRAMLNGVLLQHLLGG from the coding sequence ATGAGTAATGAGAACGCACAGAAGCAAATTGGTAATATTGATTTAGTCAAACAGCTAAATAGTGCTGTGGTCTACCGGCTGATTGATCAGCATGGGCCAATATCACGTATCCAGATTGCGGAAGAGAGCCAACTTGCCCCTGCTAGCGTAACCAAAATTACTCGTCAGTTACTGGAACGTGGCCTGATAAAAGAAGTCGAACATCAGGCCTCCACTGGCGGAAGACGCGCAATCTCTATTATTACTGAAACACGCCATTTCCATACTATTGGAGTCCGACTTGGGCGCCATGATGCAACCGTGGCGCTATTCGATATGAGTGGCAAGACGTTAGCGGAAACACATTATCCTGTGCGGGAAAATACTCAGCAGGAAGTCGAGAAACGGATTATTTACGCCATTGAAAGTTTCATCGACAAAAACCAGCACCGGATCCGTGAATTGATCGCAATTTCCATTATTCTGCCCGGACTGGTTGATCCCGACCAAGGTATTATCCGCTATATGCCCCACATTAAGGTAGATAACTGGCCTCTGGTTAAGAACCTCAAAGAACATTTCAATACCTGCTGTTTTATTGGTCATGATATTCGCAGCCTTGCATTAGCAGAAAATTATTTCGGGGCAACACGTGATTGTGAAGATTCCATTCTGGTGCGTATCCATCGCGGTACGGGGGCGGGTGTTATTGTTAACAACAATATTTTACTCAACAAACTCGGCAATCTGGGTGAGATAGGCCATATCCAAATCGATCCTCTGGGTCAACGTTGCCATTGTGGTAATTTTGGTTGTCTGGAGACCATCGCTTCTAATTCAGCAATAGAAACTAAAGTACAACAACAATTACTCCAAGGGTTTCCAAGTCAGCTTGCCTTGGATAATTGCAATATCCATGCAATTTGTCTTGCAGCCAATGCAGGTGATCTGCTGGCAACAGAAGTCATCAGACAAGTAGGGTTCTATCTTGGCAAGGCTATCTCAATCGCGATTAACCTATTTAACCCTCAGAAGGTAGTGATTGCCGGAGAAATCACTGAAGCAGAACAGGTATTGATGCCGACTATCAAAAGCAGCATCAATACCCAAGTATTAAAAGCATTCCGCGAAGACCTCCCCGTGGTGGTTTCTGAGCTAAATCACTGTTCAGCAATTGGAGCATTCGCATTAACGAAACGCGCGATGCTTAATGGCGTATTGTTGCAACATCTTCTTGGAGGATAA